The following nucleotide sequence is from Azospirillum brasilense.
CGGAAGGGCGCGGATTGCTGTTCGGATCGAGAAAGGCGGCGGAGCGGGCAGCCCTGCGCGACACGCTGGGCCGCGTCGCCTGGCTCGACCTCGAGGTGCTTCTGGAGACCTACGCGGCGGCCGAGCAGGAGAGCAAGCGCGCCATCCTGAACCAGCTCGCCGACAGCATGGAAGGCAGCGTCCGCGGCATCGCCGACAACACGGTGGCCGCGTCGGACGAGATGAAGGGCAATGCCCAGCGCATGGCGCAGATCGCCGCCGCCACCAACCGCCAGTCGCTCGCTGTCGCCGCCGCCGCCGAGCAGGCGTCGGCCAACGTGCAGACGGTCGCCGCCGCGTCCGAACAGCTCACCAGCTCCATCGCCGAGATCAGCCGGCAGGTCGCCCAGTCGTCGCAGGTTGCCCGCGGCGCGGTGGCCGAGGCGGAGCGGACCAACGCCACGGTGAACGGGCTGGTCGACGCCGCGCAGAGGATCGGCGCGGTGCTTCAGCTCATCAACAGCATCGCCGGGCAGACCAATCTGCTGGCGCTGAACGCGACCATCGAGGCCGCCCGCGCCGGGGAGGCCGGCAAAGGCTTCGCGGTGGTCGCGCAGGAGGTCAAGAACCTCGCCAACCAGACGGCCAAGGCGACCGAGGACATCTCCATCCAGATCGCCAGCATCCAGGAGGTCGCGCGCGGCTCCGCCGAGGCGCTGAGCGGGATCGGCGCCACCATCGGCAGCATCAACGACATCGTCATCACCGTCTCCGCCGCGGTGGAGCAGCAGACCGCCGCCACCCAGGAGATCGTCCGCAACGTGCAGGAGGCCGCACGCGGAACCCGCAGCGTGACCGACACCATCGGGGCGGTGACCAGCGGCGCGTCGGAGACCGGCAGCCTGGCCGAGGAGGTGCTGGGGTCCGCCGGCAACCTGCACCGCGAATCCGACCGCCTGCGCGAGAGCGTGGACCTGTTCATGCAGCGCATCCGCGCCGCGTGATCGGAACGGGCGGGGACCGGCCGCGTGCCGGCCCCGCCCCATGTCGTCCTCAGGTGAATGGGCGCAGGTTCGCCAGGAACTGTTCGGCGGAGCGGCGCCAGGAGAAGTTCAGGGCATAGTTCCGGCACACTTCCGGCTGGATGGTCAGGGCGCGCTCGATCGCCCCCTTGAGATCCTCGTCTAGGCAGCCGACAGCGGAACCGTCAACCACGTCCAGCGGGCCGGGCACCGGGTAGGCGGCCACCGGCACGCCCGAGGCCAGCGCCTCCAGCAGCACCAGACCGAAGGTGTCGGTGCGCGACGGGAAGACGAAGACGTCCGCCGCGGCGTAATGCTGGGCCAATTCCTCGCCATGGCGGGCGCCGGCCCAATGGACGTCCGGGTATTTCTGCTGAAGCTCCGCGCGGGCCGGGCCGTCGCCGACCACCAGCTTGCTGCCCGGCAGGTCGAGCTTCAGGAACTCCTCCAGGTTCTTCTCCACCGCCACGCGCCCGACATAGAGGGCGATAGGACGGGGCAGCGCCAGGAACTCCTTGGCGCGGGGGCGGAACAGGTCGGTGTCCACGCCGCGCGTCCAGCGCCGGATGTTGGTGAAGCCGCGGGCGGCGAGGTCGCTCTCGATGGATGGCGTCGCCACCATCACCGCCGAGGATGGCCTGTGGAAGCGGCGCACCACCGCGTAGCTGAGCGCCAGCGGCACCGGCGCCCGGTCGCGCACATACTCGGGAAAGCGGGTGTGGTAGGCGGTGGTGAAGGGCCGGCCGCGGTGCAGGCAGTAGCGCCGGGCGGCGAAGCCCAGCGGCCCTTCGGTGGCGATGTGGATGCAGTCGGGGCGCAACGCTTCGATCATTGCGTTCAGCCGCCGCCCCGCGCCCAGCGCCAGCCGGATTTCCGGGTAGGTGGGCATGGGCACGGTGGGGAAGCGGTCGGGTCCGATCACCTCGACCCGGTGGCCCATGGCCTCCAACTCCGAGCGGACGGTGCCGATGGTGCGCACCACGCCGTTGACCTGGGGGAGCCAGGCGTCGGAGACGATCAGGATGTTCACGCCGCAACCGACTCCTTGGCCGCCTTCTCCTTCACATTCTCCGGCTTCTCCTTGGCCGGGATGCGGGCGGGCAGCGTCGTTGCGGCGCGCCGGCGGATGTCCGCCGCCCAATCGATGATCTCCAGCCGGCCGCAGGGATGCTCGACCAAGGCGGTGCAGGACTCGACCCAGTCGCCGTCGTTGCAATAGAGGATTCCTTCCATGTCGCGGATTTCCGCGGTGTGGATGTGGCCGCAGACGACCCCGTCCACCTTGCGGCGCCGGGCCTCGTCGCCGAGGGCGGTCTCGTAGTTGCCGATGAACTCGACCGCCGTCTTCGTCTTGTGCTTCAGGAAGGCCGACAGGGACCAGTAGGGGAAGCCCAGCTTGCGGCGGACCCAGTTGAACAGCGTGTTGACCTGGAGCAGCACCACGTAGGCGTTGTCGCCGATGAAGGCCAGCCAGCGGGCGTACTTCACCACCACGTCGAAGCGGTCGCCATGGGTGACCAGAAGCTGCCTCCCGTCGGCGGTGACGTGGATCATCTCCTCGACCACCTGGACGCCGCCGAACTGCAGGCCGACATAATCGCGGGCGGCCTCGTCGTGGTTGCCGGGAATGTAGTAGACCTGCACGCCCTTGCGCGCCCGGCGCAGGATCTTCTGCACCACGTCGTTGTGCGCCTGCGGCCAGTACCATGTCTTGCGCAGCCGCCAGCCGTCCACGATGTCGCCGACGAGATAGAGGTGGTCGGACTCGTTGTGCTTCAGGAAATCGAGAAGATACTCCGCCTTGCATCCCCGCGTGCCCAGATGGACGTCGGAGATCCAGATGCTGCGGTATCGCTTGACGTCGCGTGATGCGCTCATGCCCCGCTCCATCGCCGTTCCGGCAAGGATTCGTTGAAACGCTTTCCCTATATCCGCGAGTCATTATCTTGACAATGTTTTCAAGCGTTCGCATTTGTTGGAGCCAACGATTTCGAGAAGACTTCTTTTCAGTGCAACAAAGGCGACAAATGACTTTATCAAAACTGAAACGGGATGGTCATATTGGGGGCTGCTGTGGCTGACGGGGGCGAATCGGTGCCTGAGGCATCCGGGCTGGCCGCGGCGACCCGGCGTCGTCTTCTGGTCATCCACAACCCGGTGGCCGGCGCCCGCCGGGCGCGCCGTCTGGGTGCGGTACTGGAACTGCTGGAGCAGCGCTACGGGGCCCCGGTGACGCTTCGGGCCACCGGCGGGCGCGGCGACGCGGAGGCGATGGCCCGCGCGGTAGCCCCCGGCGCCTTCGACGCGGTGGTCGCCGCGGGTGGCGACGGCACCATCAACGAGGTGGTCAACGGGCTGGGCGCGCGCGGACGCGGGGAAACGACAATACCCTTGGGCATCGTGCCGCTGGGCACCGCCAACGTGCTTGCCCATGAACTGGACCAGCCCCTGGATGCGGAGGGCGTGGCGCGGGTGCTGGCGGAAGGGCGCACGCTGCCCGTGCATCTGGGTGTGGCGAATGGACGCGCCTTCGCCATGATGGCCGGCGCCGGCCTGGATGCCCACGTGGTCGAGCGGGTGGACATGCGGCTGAAGCGGCTGATCGGCAAGGGTGCCTACGCGGTGGAAACGCTGGCCCGGATCGCCGCGGGCGGCGGCGGCCCCTACCGCGTGGCGGTGGACGATGCGGAGCCGGTGGAGGTCGCCTCCGTCATCGTCGCCAAGGGGCATTTCTACGGAGGGCGCTTCGTTTGTGCGCCCGACGCCCGGCTGACCGACCCGCGGCTGCACGTCTGCCTGTTCCCGCGGGCGGGGCGGGGGAACGCCCTGCGCTACCTGTGGGGCGTCACCGCCGGTCGTCTGCCGCGCTTCCCCGACTACCGCATCCTGCCCGCCCGCCGGGTGGTCATCGACGGGCCGGCGGGGGAGCCCGTGCAGGGCGACGGCGACGTGATCGCCCGTCTACCGGTGGAGATCGCGCTGGCCCCGTGGGTCCTGCCGGTGCTGGCGCGCTGAACAGCTTTTTAAGAGTCCGTTAAGGGATCTCTTGGGAAAATTACTTGGGGACATTCGATAATTACTTTGGTCTCTAAGGATTCAGGCCCCGCGGCCCAGGCGGGACCGCAAGGGGGAAGCCATGTCCACGTCGATCAACGCCCTGTTTTCGGCCACCACGGCCAGCACCACCGCGACCGCCACCAAATGGAAGCCCGCCGGGGGTGCCGCCGAGGCGGAGGGGACCTGGAAGGCGGCCTCCGACGCCGCGTCCTCCGCGGGCGCCTCGGCCCTGGCCGCCTTGAAAGGCGAGGACAGCGTGGAACTCAGCGGCTTGGCCAAGTCGCTGACCGGCGTGGCGGGGAAGGTCTTCGCCTCCATCGGCTCCAAGGGCCGCGCGATGCTGGAAGACTTCGTCAAGTCCGGCAAGATGACCGAGAAGGACGTGGCGTTGGGACTGCGCCAAATGGCGACCAACGCCGTGAAGGACCGCTTCATCAAGGAGCGGCCCGAGGATGAGGAGGACAAGGAATGGGCGGAGAAGCTCGGGGCGGCTGAAAAGGCCTTCAAGACCAAGACGGAACGCATGGGCAAGGCCATGTCGGCCCTGAACGAGGCGCGGACCGCCGCTTACGACGCCTTCGGGAAGGACGAGGACACCGAGGCGTTCCAAGCGGCGATGGCTCCGGCCAATGCCCTCTTCCGCGCGGAGTCGGCGGACATCGACCGCGAGATGATGGAGACCGTCGGCGGCGACCCGAACAAGATCAAGGGAAAGGCCTTCGCGTATTCCCTGCAGAAGGGAGAGGAGGCGTTCGAAAAATTGGATTTCGGTGCGGAAGCGGAGGGCGGCGAGGGTGGGCTGCTATCGCCGGACAATGAGAAGGGAAAGGCCGCCGCCAAGCTTATGTATGACCTGGGATTCGAGGGGAAGCTCTGGGCGAATGGTCTCGCGCAGTACGCCGCGGACGTGAACATTCCCGGCATCGGGCGTGGTGAGGTCGACAAGAGCTTCCCAGGGGGCAAAGGCTTCGAGCCCTCCGCCAAGGAGGAGGCCGAGGCCGCCGGGCTGCCGCCGCCGCCGCCCACGGTGCTGACCACCAACCAGACCCCGGGGCTCCAGGGCTTTGCGAAGGTCGTGCAGGACGCCGGTGACTCGCTGGACGCCACCTACACGGTCATGGCGAAGGAAGGCAAGGGGGTGAACTACTCCGACCCGACCGGAAAGGACGTGGAGCGGCTGTTCGGCGGCTTCGACCGGCGCAGCCTCCACGCCATTGCCAGCAACAAGGACGGAACCTTCTCCACGAACGAGCAGCAGGCGGCACAATCCGTCATGGCCCGCCAGCAGAAGCAGGCGATGGACGCCGCCGACCCCCTCGGCACCGACAAGGCCGCCGCCTACCGCGCCGGGGTGAAGTTCCTTGACGAGGCCAGTCAGGAGGAAAAGGAGTCGGTCAACTGGTCGGTGCAGCGGGCGGCACTCCAGTACAGCTACGAGAAAACGACGAAGGAAACCGGTGCGCCGATGGAGCGGCTGGGCAACGGCAGTGCGCTCGCCTCGGTGCTGAAGGACGCGCTGGAGGCCCAGGACGCGCAGACCGCCGACGTGATGAAGAGCATCGGTGGAAAGATGATGGGAGGGGAGGGCACGGGATACGTGTCCGACCTGAAGAGCCTGTCGCTGTTCCGGGATTTCCTGCCCAACCTGTCGGTTCGCGGCGCCGGCGGACCGATGAGCGTGACGGTCTGATATCCTGCCCTTGCCACAGGCCAGCGGCGGAGCTTGAGGCTAATCCGATGGGGGTAGGGCCGCGAGGTGCGCTGGCGGCTTACCTTCGGCAGGCAGGGGAATGCGGATCATGAGTAAGGATCGGATGCGGCGCCGGAGTGGGCGTGCCGCGCTGGCGCTTCTGGCGGTGCTGTCCATGACCAGTCCGGCCACCGGCCCGGCGCTGGCGGACAAGCCCGACTGGGCCGGTGGTCCCGGCGGAGGGCATGGCAAGCCCCAGGGTGGGCCGTCTTACGAAACCCGGGGGCACGACTCCAAAGGGCGCGCCTCAGGAGGGTCGGTGTCCCGCGGCGAGGTGACGATCATCCGGGACTATTTCGTCGCCCATCCGGTCGGGGTGACGGCCCTGCCGCCGGGGATCGCGAAGAAGCTGGCGCGCGGCCAGCCGCTGCCGCCGGGCATCGCCAAAAAAGTGGCGCCCGTCGAGCTGCGCCAGCGGGTGCCGGTGTGCATGAACGGCTGGGAGTGCATCCTGGCCGGCGCGGACATGCTGATCCTGGATGCGGTCCACGGCACCATCGCCGACATCGTCCGCGGCGTGGTCCGCTGACACGAAGAGGAGGCGCCTTGCGGCGCCTCCCGTTACGATCACAGGCCGGCGATGGTCAGCCCGTCGATGCGGATGGTCGGGGCGTCCATGCCGAAGCGCAGTTCCAGGTCGCTGGCGGGCTCCAGGTTCAGGAACATCTCCTTCAGATTGCCGGCGATGGTCAGTTC
It contains:
- a CDS encoding globin-coupled sensor protein: MAGVQERDGQENRLRAFSITEADIARLRANRDFAQHRLPALLEQWHSAFAAWPEIRDALTLPDVHAARVAHWSRVVSGDLGPGFLESAHRLAKAFYDHGVPGYAVAICHHTVSSGIIRDLGLDAAEGRGLLFGSRKAAERAALRDTLGRVAWLDLEVLLETYAAAEQESKRAILNQLADSMEGSVRGIADNTVAASDEMKGNAQRMAQIAAATNRQSLAVAAAAEQASANVQTVAAASEQLTSSIAEISRQVAQSSQVARGAVAEAERTNATVNGLVDAAQRIGAVLQLINSIAGQTNLLALNATIEAARAGEAGKGFAVVAQEVKNLANQTAKATEDISIQIASIQEVARGSAEALSGIGATIGSINDIVITVSAAVEQQTAATQEIVRNVQEAARGTRSVTDTIGAVTSGASETGSLAEEVLGSAGNLHRESDRLRESVDLFMQRIRAA
- a CDS encoding glycosyltransferase family 4 protein gives rise to the protein MNILIVSDAWLPQVNGVVRTIGTVRSELEAMGHRVEVIGPDRFPTVPMPTYPEIRLALGAGRRLNAMIEALRPDCIHIATEGPLGFAARRYCLHRGRPFTTAYHTRFPEYVRDRAPVPLALSYAVVRRFHRPSSAVMVATPSIESDLAARGFTNIRRWTRGVDTDLFRPRAKEFLALPRPIALYVGRVAVEKNLEEFLKLDLPGSKLVVGDGPARAELQQKYPDVHWAGARHGEELAQHYAAADVFVFPSRTDTFGLVLLEALASGVPVAAYPVPGPLDVVDGSAVGCLDEDLKGAIERALTIQPEVCRNYALNFSWRRSAEQFLANLRPFT
- a CDS encoding UDP-2,3-diacylglucosamine diphosphatase, encoding MSASRDVKRYRSIWISDVHLGTRGCKAEYLLDFLKHNESDHLYLVGDIVDGWRLRKTWYWPQAHNDVVQKILRRARKGVQVYYIPGNHDEAARDYVGLQFGGVQVVEEMIHVTADGRQLLVTHGDRFDVVVKYARWLAFIGDNAYVVLLQVNTLFNWVRRKLGFPYWSLSAFLKHKTKTAVEFIGNYETALGDEARRRKVDGVVCGHIHTAEIRDMEGILYCNDGDWVESCTALVEHPCGRLEIIDWAADIRRRAATTLPARIPAKEKPENVKEKAAKESVAA
- a CDS encoding diacylglycerol/lipid kinase family protein, with the protein product MPEASGLAAATRRRLLVIHNPVAGARRARRLGAVLELLEQRYGAPVTLRATGGRGDAEAMARAVAPGAFDAVVAAGGDGTINEVVNGLGARGRGETTIPLGIVPLGTANVLAHELDQPLDAEGVARVLAEGRTLPVHLGVANGRAFAMMAGAGLDAHVVERVDMRLKRLIGKGAYAVETLARIAAGGGGPYRVAVDDAEPVEVASVIVAKGHFYGGRFVCAPDARLTDPRLHVCLFPRAGRGNALRYLWGVTAGRLPRFPDYRILPARRVVIDGPAGEPVQGDGDVIARLPVEIALAPWVLPVLAR